In the Pontibacillus sp. HMF3514 genome, GAGTGCGGTGTTAGACGGTAAGAAACCGTTTCGATTAGAGTTGGTCCTTCACCGTTACGAGCGCGATCAGCCGCAGCTTTTACCGCTTCGTAAACAGCTAATGGATCGTTTCCGTCAACAGTGTAGCCTGGCATACCATAACCTACAGCACGGTCTGATACATTTTTAGATGCAATCTGCTTTTCCTGTGGTACGGAGATTGCGTATTTGTTGTTTTCAACCATTGTAATAACAGGTAGCTTGTGAACTCCAGCGAAGTTCAGCCCTTCGTGGAAATCTCCTTGGTTAGAAGACCCTTCACCTAGCGTTACAAAGGATACGAAATCTTTTTTATCCATTTTAGAAGCAAGTGCTACCCCTACTGCGTGTGGAAGCTGAGTTGTTACTGGAGAAGATCCAGATAGGATACGGTTTTTCTTTTGACCGAAGTGACCTGGCATCTGACGTCCGCCAGAGTTCGGGTCTTCTGCTTTAGCAAAACCAGACAACATAAGATCTTGAGCTGTCATACCGAATGCAAGGACAACCCCCATGTCACGGTAGTATGGTGCTACATAGTCTTTGTCACGGTCTAGAGCAAAAGATGCTCCAACCTGTGCTGCTTCTTGTCCCTGACAGGAGATTACGAATGGAATTTTACCTGAACGGTTTAATAACCACATACGCTCGTCGATTTTACGAGCCATAAGCATTGTGCGATACATGTCTAATACTTGTTCATCTGAAAGACCTAATGATTGATGGCGATTTTCAGCCATAATAGCTCCCTCCTTATTATCCGTGAATTTGTTTTCCGTCTACAGCAAGTGCTGCTTCGCCCATAACCTCTGAAAGGGTTGGGTGTGGGTGAATACTGTGAGCTACTTCCCAAGGGGTAGCATCTAACACTTTGGCTAGACCAGCTTCTGAAATCATATCGGTTACATGAGGTCCTACCATGTGGACACCAAGTAAGTCATCGTTTTCTTTGTTTGCTACAATTTTGACAAAACCATCTGTTTCACCATGTACAAGCGCTTTCCCAATTGCTTTGAATGAGAATTTACCTGTCTTCACTTCGTAGCCTTGTTCTTTTGCTTGCTCTTCTGTTAAGCCAACGCTTGATACCTCAGGATTTGAGTAGATACATGATGGTACTTGCTCCATATCCATTGGCATTGGATTCTCTCCAGCCATATGCTCAACAGCAATAATGCCTTCGTGAGATGCAACGTGTGCTAGCTGCATGCCGCCGATCACATCACCGATTGCATAAATGTGAGATTCTTTTGTTTGGTAATATTTATTCGTTTTGATTGCGCCGTTTTCTGTTTCGATATCGGTATTTTCTAAACCAATGTTCGTTACGTTTGGTGAACGACCGACAGACACTAGCATGCGATCTGCTGTGTATGTTTGGTTTTCCCCTTTACGCTCAGCTTGGATCTCTATGCCGTCTTCTTTTTTCAATGTTTCTGGCATTACTTTGGCACCTGTAACGACCTTAATGCCTTTTTTCTTCATCAGACGGGTCATTTCCTTCGAAACTTCCTTATCTTCAGTTGGAAGAATGCGATCCAGGTATTCAAGTACCGTTACTTCAACACCAAAATCAGCTAGCATAGATGCCCATTCGATTCCGATTACACCGCCACCAACGATAACGATGGAGTTCGGAAGTTCTTCCATGGATAACGCTTCGTCTGAAGTCATCACGTATTGCTCGTCTACATCAAGACCAGGTAATGTACGTGGGCTTGAACCTGTCGCAACTAGAACGTTTTTCGGAATTAGCATTGGGTTTTCTTCACCATTGTTCAATTCAACAGAAATGGTTCCAGCTGATGGCGAAAAGATACTTGGTCCAAGAATACGACCGTACCCTTCGAACACATCGATT is a window encoding:
- a CDS encoding thiamine pyrophosphate-dependent dehydrogenase E1 component subunit alpha is translated as MAENRHQSLGLSDEQVLDMYRTMLMARKIDERMWLLNRSGKIPFVISCQGQEAAQVGASFALDRDKDYVAPYYRDMGVVLAFGMTAQDLMLSGFAKAEDPNSGGRQMPGHFGQKKNRILSGSSPVTTQLPHAVGVALASKMDKKDFVSFVTLGEGSSNQGDFHEGLNFAGVHKLPVITMVENNKYAISVPQEKQIASKNVSDRAVGYGMPGYTVDGNDPLAVYEAVKAAADRARNGEGPTLIETVSYRLTPHSSDDDDRTYREREEVEEAKKKDSLITFKKYLQDAGVLTEDKEKEMEEELTKIINDATDYAENAPYAEPESALKYVYAENE
- the lpdA gene encoding dihydrolipoyl dehydrogenase; amino-acid sequence: MAEEYDLVVLGGGTGGYVAAVRASQLGLKTAIVESGKLGGTCLHKGCIPSKALLRSAEVFKQTKEADTFGIETSEPTLNFFKVQERKQSIIDTLHQGVQGLMKKGKIDVFEGYGRILGPSIFSPSAGTISVELNNGEENPMLIPKNVLVATGSSPRTLPGLDVDEQYVMTSDEALSMEELPNSIVIVGGGVIGIEWASMLADFGVEVTVLEYLDRILPTEDKEVSKEMTRLMKKKGIKVVTGAKVMPETLKKEDGIEIQAERKGENQTYTADRMLVSVGRSPNVTNIGLENTDIETENGAIKTNKYYQTKESHIYAIGDVIGGMQLAHVASHEGIIAVEHMAGENPMPMDMEQVPSCIYSNPEVSSVGLTEEQAKEQGYEVKTGKFSFKAIGKALVHGETDGFVKIVANKENDDLLGVHMVGPHVTDMISEAGLAKVLDATPWEVAHSIHPHPTLSEVMGEAALAVDGKQIHG